The genomic region GCCCCAATTATTTACTAATTTATGAATCCAATGGAGCACCATAAACAATGGTGAAGCAATAAAAGTTAACCAACCATAGTCCACTGTATAACTTAGCCCTGGTGCTGCTTTTTCAAGCTCCTCTTGAATTTGCGGTCCCGAATAAAGTTTAGTTGAAAATTCTTTTTTCTCGCCAGATTGAATAGTTGGAAGCTGAGTCAACACACCTGATGAATAAATATTTTGCGTAACTTCTTTTGTATAAAATTCACGCTTTTGGTTGCCAGGCAAAATCCATGCGCTCGCAAAATAATGTTGCACAACACCAATCCAGCCATCGAGCGAAATCAAAGATAGGTCATGTTTTTTCATATCTTTAAAATTAATTTTTTTAAACTTATCAGCTTCGTTATAGTAAGCGCCGCCAATAAATGTAGGTGTAATTTTACTTTCTTGAGCAGAGCCATCATCATGCACAAGCTGGTAATAAGCTGATGGCGTAATCGCTGATTTACCATGATTCATAATTTCATAACGCACTGCTATTTGATAGCTACCGCGATCAAAAGAAATAATTTTTGAAACTTCAACATCTTGATTTTTGTAATTCAATTTGACATCTAAATGATTTTGTCCATTTTCTAAAACATAATTTGTTTTTTCAGATGTGAATGTTGATTTGTGTGTTGGTAAATCATTACCAATAAGTCCAGTTTGTGCCACATAAAATAATGGCTTTTGTGAGTCATCTAATAACACAAATTTATCTTGCGCATTATCAGCCAAATGATTATTTAAAAGTAAACGGCGAATATCGCCGCCGATCGTATCAATTTCAATCTGGTATAAATCAGTAGCCACTTTGATACGCGAACCTGTTTCTAATTTGAAATTAGAATCGGGTGCAATAGTTTTAGTGTCAATGGAATTTAATTTTTGTGATGACGGAACACTCGCATCTTGTTGGGTTGCAACTTCAGCGACTGGAGTATGTTTGCGTTGCCATGAATCCCACAGCAAAAGAATTGAAAAAGAAAATACAACAAACAGTATTAAACGCTTCGTATCCATAAATTATAAAATTCCAAAATTAAATAACAGGGTCATGACCACCCTTGCACCATGGATGACATTTACCTATTCGTTTCATTGATAAAAAAATACCTTTTATGACACCTTTTTTATCTATCGCATCAATAGTGTATTGCGAACATGTAGGTGTAAAACGACATTGCTGACCAAAAAAAGGGCTTAATAATAATTGATAACATCTGACAAATAAAATTGCGATTGATTTCACTTTTTTAATCTTGCAATCATCTGGTCAACTTCTGTTTCAATCTCAACAAAATCGTTTCGATAAAACGATTTTTGAATGCGTATCACTATATCAAAATTTAAGAGTTGTTCTTGTTTTTTTCGCATTAATTCGCGCAAGACGCGTCTCATATAATTACGCTTCACAGCTAATTTCTGTGTTTTTTTGCCCACGACCATACCCAAACGAAACAAAGACAGAGTATTAGGTTGATAGTGAAAACTGAGGTGCTGAGATGAAAGTCGCTTACGGAAATTAAAAACGGATGAAAATTCATCCGTTTTTGTAAGTTTGGTTAATTTAGTTTGCAAATTATGAAGAATTTGCCAGATGGGTCTCTATAGACCGATACGAGCACGGCCTTTAGCACGGCGGGCTGATATTACAGCGCGTCCTGCACGAGTCTTCATGCGTACTAAAAAACCATGCGTGCGAGCACGTTTTACTTTGGATGGTTGATAGGTACGTTTCATTGTGTTTCTCCAGCTATAATTCGATAAGGATCGCGCAATTTACCGTACATACCGCCCTGTGTCAACGATTATTTGTTTAAGAAGTCTTAAAACGCCTGTGGATAACTTTGACCGGTTCAGTTAAGATGACTTCCGTAAAGCAATCATTCCTAAAAAGCATTT from Candidatus Methylopumilus universalis harbors:
- the yidC gene encoding membrane protein insertase YidC → MDTKRLILFVVFSFSILLLWDSWQRKHTPVAEVATQQDASVPSSQKLNSIDTKTIAPDSNFKLETGSRIKVATDLYQIEIDTIGGDIRRLLLNNHLADNAQDKFVLLDDSQKPLFYVAQTGLIGNDLPTHKSTFTSEKTNYVLENGQNHLDVKLNYKNQDVEVSKIISFDRGSYQIAVRYEIMNHGKSAITPSAYYQLVHDDGSAQESKITPTFIGGAYYNEADKFKKINFKDMKKHDLSLISLDGWIGVVQHYFASAWILPGNQKREFYTKEVTQNIYSSGVLTQLPTIQSGEKKEFSTKLYSGPQIQEELEKAAPGLSYTVDYGWLTFIASPLFMVLHWIHKLVNNWGGAIILLTVLIKILFYPLSAASYKSMAQLRELSPRLQSMKEKFGDDKAKFQQAMLELYRTEKINPMGGCLPILIQIPVFISLYWVLMGAVELRHAPFMLWITDLSVKDPYYVLPIIMGISMIIQTKLNPAPTDPMQAKLMMIMPVVFSVFFFFFPAGLVLYWVINNVLSILQQWMINRSIHAAALAKKGNAARK
- the yidD gene encoding membrane protein insertion efficiency factor YidD — translated: MKSIAILFVRCYQLLLSPFFGQQCRFTPTCSQYTIDAIDKKGVIKGIFLSMKRIGKCHPWCKGGHDPVI
- the rnpA gene encoding ribonuclease P protein component, with product MQTKLTKLTKTDEFSSVFNFRKRLSSQHLSFHYQPNTLSLFRLGMVVGKKTQKLAVKRNYMRRVLRELMRKKQEQLLNFDIVIRIQKSFYRNDFVEIETEVDQMIARLKK
- the rpmH gene encoding 50S ribosomal protein L34 — protein: MKRTYQPSKVKRARTHGFLVRMKTRAGRAVISARRAKGRARIGL